The Pedobacter roseus genome contains a region encoding:
- the serC gene encoding 3-phosphoserine/phosphohydroxythreonine transaminase — translation MPKKHNFGAGPCILPSSVMEQAAQSVINWGGMGLSILEVSHRSPEFEDVVLKTQLLVRELLSVPDHYSVLFLQGGASTQFAMVPMNFLSAGKKASYLDTGYFAQKAIKEARLFGEVEVVASSKDKNYAYIPDQFNLDKASAYIHYTSNNTIEGTEVFDFSATGVPVICDMSSDIFSRKIDVNDFDLIYAGAQKNMGPAGMTLVIAKNEFLNRAKKEIPSMMDYRIFRDNMSMYNTPPVFSIYVAMLNLLWLKDQGGVSGIEQRNIEKAKLLYAEIDRNPLFYGTADVAHRSRMNVTYLAVNKDVEAGFLKFAADQGIVGIRGYRTVGGFRASLYNALPLSSVEVLVNAMATFEKIYSDKTVLELE, via the coding sequence ATGCCTAAAAAACACAACTTCGGTGCCGGCCCATGCATATTGCCGTCATCTGTAATGGAACAAGCTGCTCAGTCGGTAATCAATTGGGGCGGAATGGGTTTATCCATATTAGAAGTTTCACACCGATCGCCAGAGTTTGAAGATGTGGTACTTAAAACCCAGCTTTTAGTCCGCGAGTTATTATCTGTTCCTGATCACTATTCCGTGCTTTTTTTACAGGGTGGGGCGAGTACACAATTTGCGATGGTTCCAATGAATTTTTTGAGCGCAGGGAAAAAAGCTTCTTACCTTGATACCGGGTATTTTGCGCAGAAAGCGATTAAAGAAGCCAGGTTATTTGGTGAAGTAGAGGTAGTAGCTTCATCGAAAGATAAAAATTATGCTTATATCCCCGATCAGTTTAACCTTGATAAGGCATCTGCTTATATCCATTATACTTCAAACAATACCATCGAGGGAACAGAGGTATTTGATTTTTCTGCTACAGGTGTTCCGGTGATATGCGATATGTCGTCAGATATTTTTTCCAGAAAGATTGATGTTAACGATTTTGACCTTATTTATGCGGGTGCCCAAAAGAATATGGGACCAGCTGGGATGACACTCGTTATTGCTAAAAATGAATTCCTAAATCGGGCAAAAAAAGAAATCCCGTCAATGATGGATTATAGGATATTCCGTGATAACATGAGCATGTACAATACACCACCGGTTTTTTCTATTTATGTAGCCATGCTCAATTTATTGTGGCTTAAAGATCAGGGCGGGGTAAGCGGGATAGAGCAAAGGAATATAGAAAAAGCAAAACTATTATATGCCGAAATAGACCGGAATCCACTTTTTTACGGTACAGCTGATGTTGCACACCGCTCGCGGATGAATGTTACTTATTTAGCTGTTAATAAGGATGTAGAGGCCGGATTCTTAAAGTTTGCGGCAGATCAGGGCATTGTAGGTATAAGAGGCTATAGAACAGTTGGCGGATTTAGGGCTTCACTTTACAACGCGCTCCCGTTATCGAGTGTTGAAGTATTGGTAAATGCCATGGCCACTTTTGAAAAAATATACAGTGATAAAACAGTTCTTGAACTAGAATAA
- a CDS encoding DUF1015 family protein, which translates to MIKISPLKALQPGKEIFDLMISDQVNGKGHKNEQLSFEDLLHLFGCALDDRPAIYVYEFCGEFGKMRGIWAAIDLSQTPLNAIKRHEETVSSKVESLKIDRKNKELQKSPILLVHKKDKTLDALIDYVVRTRKPLASEWSQMEHFLYQVFEEDVIAKFTDEFMKLQAVYLADGHHRLEAACSLQKSTPQQISSLFVSADVISIGAFHRVVSGVDISEVLLMEKLKEYYDISKISNNNPYKPDQKNRLGFYFKDEWYQLDLNQASMALSVVPDTVILQDKILSAVLGINNPKEDERLVCYPDCKWSEFLSALNYNETSIGFSLFPMTADAFITAAENAEFLPPKSTWIEPKIPQGFMASSQVAITAKGEQVRVN; encoded by the coding sequence ATGATAAAAATCTCGCCATTAAAAGCATTACAGCCAGGCAAAGAAATATTTGATCTGATGATTTCTGATCAGGTAAACGGTAAGGGGCATAAAAATGAGCAGCTTTCTTTTGAAGACCTGCTTCATTTATTTGGATGTGCTTTAGATGACCGGCCTGCTATATATGTTTATGAGTTCTGTGGGGAGTTTGGCAAAATGAGGGGAATCTGGGCCGCTATTGATCTTTCTCAAACGCCTTTAAATGCAATAAAAAGGCACGAAGAAACGGTATCGTCGAAAGTAGAATCGCTTAAAATAGACCGTAAAAATAAGGAGCTGCAAAAATCACCCATTTTATTGGTTCATAAAAAAGACAAAACCTTAGATGCCCTGATTGATTATGTAGTGCGTACACGCAAGCCTTTAGCAAGCGAATGGTCGCAGATGGAACATTTTCTTTATCAGGTATTTGAAGAAGATGTGATTGCAAAATTTACAGATGAATTTATGAAACTTCAGGCGGTTTACCTTGCAGATGGTCATCATCGCCTGGAAGCAGCCTGTTCGCTGCAGAAAAGTACTCCCCAGCAGATTAGTTCGTTGTTTGTTTCTGCCGATGTAATTTCGATAGGTGCCTTTCATCGAGTAGTTTCGGGTGTGGATATTTCTGAGGTGCTGTTGATGGAAAAACTGAAAGAGTATTATGATATCTCAAAAATCTCCAATAACAACCCTTATAAACCTGATCAGAAGAATAGGTTAGGTTTTTATTTTAAAGACGAATGGTATCAGCTGGATTTAAATCAGGCTTCTATGGCATTATCCGTAGTGCCAGATACGGTGATTTTGCAGGATAAAATCCTATCGGCCGTGCTGGGTATCAATAACCCGAAGGAAGATGAAAGATTAGTCTGCTATCCGGATTGCAAATGGTCTGAATTTCTTTCAGCGTTGAACTATAATGAAACTTCAATTGGTTTTTCGCTTTTTCCGATGACGGCAGATGCTTTTATTACCGCTGCCGAAAATGCTGAGTTTTTGCCTCCAAAATCTACCTGGATAGAACCCAAAATCCCTCAGGGATTTATGGCAAGCAGCCAGGTGGCGATAACAGCAAAAGGAGAACAGGTACGGGTAAATTAA
- a CDS encoding DUF4350 domain-containing protein, producing the protein MKMLFRVCMLSFLICSSILASAQTVTLDYFFNRETRKDKQGKEVRFHYLWNEQAISGFSIFGNVFKKEGFKLDSLETAPTLANLKGSDVYLIVDPDRPKENPKPNYIEAEHIAAISTWVKQGGVLVMFANDSANVELPHFNKLANVFGMHFTNEMQNHVIDDAHFEDGGIVIKNNPVFKTAKKIFMKDVCSIDTKNGAKPVLKNAAGATVIATTRFGKGNVIAIADPWLYDEYVNGRLPKEMGFENDKAAYDLVVWLKSLVKK; encoded by the coding sequence ATGAAAATGCTTTTTAGAGTTTGTATGCTTTCTTTTTTAATCTGCTCGTCTATTTTGGCAAGCGCACAAACCGTTACTTTAGATTATTTCTTTAACCGCGAAACCCGTAAAGATAAACAGGGTAAAGAAGTGCGTTTTCATTACCTGTGGAACGAGCAGGCAATTAGTGGTTTTTCTATTTTCGGTAATGTATTTAAAAAAGAAGGATTTAAATTGGATTCGCTTGAAACAGCACCAACATTGGCTAATTTAAAAGGAAGTGATGTTTACTTAATTGTAGATCCCGATCGTCCGAAAGAAAATCCTAAACCGAATTACATAGAGGCTGAGCACATTGCTGCAATTTCTACATGGGTAAAGCAGGGTGGGGTATTGGTCATGTTTGCCAACGATAGTGCGAATGTTGAATTGCCACATTTTAATAAACTTGCCAATGTATTCGGTATGCATTTTACCAACGAGATGCAGAACCACGTAATTGATGATGCACATTTTGAAGATGGTGGCATCGTGATTAAAAATAATCCGGTGTTTAAAACGGCCAAAAAAATATTCATGAAAGATGTATGCTCAATCGATACCAAAAACGGTGCAAAACCGGTATTGAAAAATGCGGCGGGTGCAACAGTTATTGCCACTACCAGGTTTGGAAAAGGAAATGTAATTGCCATTGCCGATCCATGGTTGTACGATGAATATGTAAATGGCCGTTTGCCAAAAGAAATGGGTTTCGAAAACGATAAAGCTGCCTATGATCTGGTGGTTTGGTTAAAAAGCCTTGTTAAAAAATAA
- a CDS encoding DUF1543 domain-containing protein yields the protein MNDLKLYMILLGSKAPKRNVEQHDYFFGIAHSLKDLVPEIKAFWPGTGTSLHIDGWREVTKVDDYGISIKLRDEHTPPSLHKLFFINLGGYLSNKLYEQHHIVLSVHDERAKAIQDAKKTVFFKTNSLKGANSHIDEKYGIDVDDIYKIEDILSEEAKQKYHIEIKPSSGLPEDEIHLGYFKLDKL from the coding sequence ATGAACGATTTAAAACTATATATGATTTTACTGGGCTCGAAAGCCCCGAAACGAAATGTAGAGCAGCACGACTATTTTTTCGGCATTGCGCATTCACTTAAAGATCTCGTACCCGAAATTAAAGCATTTTGGCCCGGAACAGGTACAAGCCTGCATATTGATGGCTGGCGGGAAGTAACCAAGGTTGATGATTACGGAATCAGCATAAAATTAAGGGACGAGCATACGCCGCCATCATTACATAAATTGTTCTTTATCAACCTTGGGGGCTATTTATCCAACAAATTATACGAACAGCACCATATTGTACTATCGGTACATGATGAAAGGGCCAAAGCCATACAGGATGCCAAGAAAACGGTTTTTTTTAAAACCAATTCTTTAAAAGGCGCCAATTCGCACATCGACGAAAAATATGGCATCGATGTAGATGATATATATAAAATTGAGGACATTTTAAGTGAAGAGGCGAAACAGAAATACCACATTGAAATAAAACCATCTTCAGGATTACCTGAAGATGAGATTCATTTAGGCTATTTTAAGCTGGATAAACTTTAA
- a CDS encoding FAD/NAD(P)-binding protein, translating into MDTNTATKKIAIIGGGPSGLFMYKRLTESESTDFEISIFERKDYLGAGMPYSAEGANVEHITNVSDNEIPIIYNSIEDWVKIAPKSILKKFNIDEEKFNEYKVLPRLFFGEYLSAQFNLLKKAAEKKGIKTHVHLNCVVEDIIDLPADNKVAVCVQNEDKSYFDQLVICTGHNWPKKYEGRIPNYFDSPYPPKKLELKLNHTVGIMGSSLTAIDALRTLARENGKFEDNEDGTYSYQLASEGFKIVMHSRSGLLPAIRFHLEDSHLGKDETLSKTEIHESIAENGGFLPLDFVFEKNFKEIFIKKDPAFYEQIKDMDLEAFVAAMMGYREKMEPFELFKKEYDEAEKSIEKRKSIYWKEALAVLSFAMNYPAKYLSAEDMERLQKVLMPLISIVIAFVPQSSCRELLALHEAGVLSIVAVGDDAKVEPLKTGGADYHYEINGEKMVKHFDTFVDCIGQPHLSFNDFPFKSLINNGTLSPARLKFKSAESGKTEMKNNDLVTKEEDNTYFLTVPGITINDHFQVVDKSGVPNKRIYIMAVPYIGGYNPDYSGIDFCEAASEAVINSILR; encoded by the coding sequence ATGGATACTAACACAGCAACAAAGAAAATTGCCATCATCGGCGGCGGACCAAGTGGTCTTTTTATGTATAAAAGGTTAACAGAGTCTGAAAGCACTGATTTTGAAATCAGCATATTCGAACGTAAGGATTACCTCGGTGCGGGTATGCCATACAGTGCTGAGGGGGCAAATGTAGAGCATATTACAAATGTATCAGATAATGAAATCCCCATTATCTATAATTCTATTGAAGATTGGGTAAAAATTGCACCAAAATCGATTTTAAAAAAGTTTAACATTGATGAGGAGAAATTTAATGAATATAAGGTGTTGCCGAGGTTATTTTTCGGCGAGTATCTTTCTGCCCAGTTCAATTTATTAAAAAAAGCTGCAGAAAAAAAAGGCATTAAAACCCATGTTCATTTAAACTGTGTGGTAGAAGATATTATCGATTTACCAGCAGATAATAAAGTAGCAGTATGTGTTCAAAATGAAGATAAATCCTATTTTGATCAGCTTGTAATCTGTACGGGGCACAATTGGCCAAAGAAATATGAAGGCCGTATCCCAAATTACTTCGATTCGCCATATCCTCCCAAAAAACTTGAGTTAAAACTAAACCATACTGTGGGCATTATGGGTTCGTCGTTAACGGCAATAGATGCCCTGAGAACATTAGCCAGGGAAAATGGAAAGTTTGAAGACAATGAGGATGGAACTTATTCCTACCAATTGGCGAGCGAGGGTTTTAAAATAGTGATGCACTCGCGGAGCGGTTTGTTGCCGGCCATCAGGTTTCATTTAGAAGATTCGCACCTGGGGAAAGATGAAACATTGAGCAAGACCGAAATTCATGAAAGTATAGCCGAGAATGGAGGTTTTTTACCTTTAGATTTTGTGTTTGAGAAGAATTTCAAAGAAATATTTATTAAAAAAGATCCTGCTTTTTATGAGCAGATCAAAGATATGGACCTCGAAGCTTTTGTAGCGGCCATGATGGGCTACAGGGAAAAGATGGAACCCTTTGAATTATTTAAAAAAGAATATGATGAGGCCGAAAAATCAATTGAAAAGAGAAAATCCATTTATTGGAAAGAAGCTTTGGCTGTTTTAAGTTTTGCGATGAATTATCCGGCAAAATATCTTTCAGCAGAAGATATGGAAAGGCTTCAAAAAGTATTAATGCCCTTAATTTCTATTGTAATTGCGTTTGTACCCCAAAGCTCGTGCAGGGAACTGTTGGCCTTACACGAAGCCGGCGTATTGAGTATTGTTGCTGTTGGAGATGATGCTAAGGTAGAACCTTTAAAAACTGGCGGTGCAGATTATCATTATGAAATAAACGGCGAAAAAATGGTTAAACACTTCGATACCTTTGTTGATTGCATCGGTCAGCCGCACCTTTCTTTTAATGATTTCCCATTTAAAAGCCTTATCAATAACGGAACGTTAAGCCCTGCAAGGTTAAAGTTTAAATCTGCAGAAAGTGGAAAAACTGAAATGAAGAATAACGATTTAGTAACCAAAGAGGAGGACAATACTTACTTTTTAACGGTGCCTGGAATTACGATAAATGATCATTTTCAGGTAGTCGATAAAAGTGGTGTTCCGAACAAAAGAATTTACATAATGGCCGTTCCTTACATTGGTGGTTATAACCCCGATTATTCCGGAATCGACTTTTGTGAAGCCGCATCAGAGGCCGTGATTAACAGCATTTTGCGCTAA
- a CDS encoding SusC/RagA family TonB-linked outer membrane protein, protein MVKIYTSICFALFLSVFGFQSSYANEALIKRINSNYFAFQQDTSKSKKDLSANAVKTDTIGQMIRALQKFKTVRDTVNIRSSAPVPNLSLQQIIKGNLAGVYVQEPNGEPGTEQSIIIQGTSGLLFNKKDIYALQPAIYLNGVPLVADNPFAFDVQKYDYNRIGPATNLLSQVDINNIQSITVIKDPFELAKLGPNAANGAIYITTKNARAGLRDISLNSYFGYVTAPQVNTVNGVYENNFRGQFYKKYNPTGSPASYLRDSTNVAYFGPSNWTDLYYQNTPTFSADLGITGGTERANFRFFGSGTKNAGNADDTGLERYNLFFGINMAPFKWLTVSSTVNTARLDRTRNKSLRDRFAETRYIPDLSSPLSPNSDSYATYLTQNDRNVDNNRSTVLNGNLTLSAKVNKFVISTTGLFNYNEGIRDYFIPSTLLAGISYISNYFGYSQRVSINNNISYKYDINKNHVIDFELGQSLQGDTYKYNYARAYNGPNDYVKLTFVDGNPTKDGADNPDYLNVLANGNFYVFRYIDKERNNLMSFYGSAKYAYKNLFTLSALLRRDGASNGQPDSRWVTTPAFNVNWNLKQQFLKDNKVIDALHLSAGWGRTLRIFQDDRFAAGPQYRSENGWEEEPTIPGYGGLLGINRPYNSGFIGYNISLPYADRTSVTLDASFLNSRVNAAVTVYNRDDKNSVIGLPVAVETGYSTQYKSGMDINNKGVEFLVNGAVLQQRDGLNWNTGLNLSYNKNKLSALPDGLNELIYQNDNKLQVGKSVGSYWLYTNQGIYNSDAEVPAGRTFNGIPLKAGDPKWVDYNNDNRIDSKDKVLTGDRLPKFVGGWNNTLAYKNFDLNFNFIFAAGQKAINQYEATRYGFVNREAGNDINSVKEVSSWQSFDNEKNYPIYNPWSPVDPYRTDQDLFLESASYVKLRSVTLGYDFSKTGLFKKAGGKIRRAYLYATALNVFTLTDFSGVDPELINYNGIYDGANITIPRTFVLGFKLDL, encoded by the coding sequence ATGGTTAAAATTTACACAAGCATTTGTTTTGCCTTGTTTTTATCTGTTTTTGGATTTCAATCTTCATACGCCAACGAGGCACTGATTAAGAGGATCAACAGCAACTATTTTGCCTTTCAGCAAGATACCTCAAAATCTAAAAAAGATTTATCCGCTAACGCCGTAAAAACAGATACGATTGGACAAATGATCAGGGCGTTGCAAAAATTTAAAACAGTACGCGATACGGTTAACATCCGTTCGTCTGCACCAGTTCCAAACCTGTCGCTACAGCAGATTATTAAAGGCAATTTGGCTGGGGTTTATGTACAGGAACCAAACGGAGAACCTGGAACCGAGCAAAGTATTATTATACAGGGTACATCGGGCTTACTATTTAATAAAAAAGATATTTACGCTTTACAGCCAGCTATCTACTTAAATGGTGTGCCTTTAGTGGCCGATAATCCATTTGCTTTCGATGTGCAGAAATATGATTACAACAGGATTGGGCCTGCCACCAATTTATTATCACAGGTTGATATTAATAATATACAATCGATTACGGTAATTAAAGATCCTTTCGAATTAGCGAAACTTGGTCCGAATGCAGCTAATGGAGCAATTTACATTACCACCAAAAATGCCAGGGCAGGTCTTAGAGACATTAGCCTTAACTCTTATTTTGGTTATGTAACCGCTCCACAGGTAAATACTGTTAACGGGGTTTACGAAAATAATTTCAGAGGTCAGTTTTATAAAAAATATAACCCTACCGGCAGTCCGGCTTCTTATTTACGCGATTCTACCAATGTGGCTTATTTCGGCCCCTCAAACTGGACGGATCTGTATTATCAGAATACGCCGACTTTTTCTGCTGATTTGGGTATTACAGGAGGTACCGAAAGGGCAAATTTTAGGTTTTTTGGTTCAGGTACAAAAAATGCCGGAAATGCGGATGATACGGGTTTAGAGCGATACAATTTGTTTTTCGGGATCAATATGGCGCCTTTTAAATGGCTTACGGTATCAAGCACGGTTAATACGGCCCGTTTAGACCGTACCCGGAATAAAAGTTTGCGCGATCGTTTTGCCGAAACACGCTATATTCCGGATTTAAGCAGTCCGCTTTCTCCAAATTCAGATTCGTATGCTACATATTTAACTCAAAATGATAGAAATGTAGATAACAACCGCTCTACGGTATTAAACGGAAACCTAACCTTAAGTGCAAAGGTGAATAAGTTTGTAATCTCTACCACAGGTTTGTTCAATTACAATGAAGGAATCAGGGATTACTTTATACCATCAACTTTGTTGGCAGGCATCAGTTATATTTCTAACTATTTTGGTTATAGCCAAAGGGTTTCCATTAACAATAACATTAGCTATAAATATGATATTAATAAAAATCATGTTATAGATTTTGAACTTGGACAAAGCTTACAGGGCGATACCTATAAATATAATTATGCAAGAGCCTACAATGGTCCTAATGATTATGTTAAACTGACTTTTGTAGATGGTAACCCAACCAAAGACGGAGCAGATAATCCTGATTACTTAAATGTACTGGCCAATGGTAATTTTTATGTTTTCAGGTATATTGATAAGGAGCGTAATAATTTAATGTCGTTTTATGGCTCTGCAAAATATGCTTATAAAAACCTGTTCACCTTAAGTGCATTGTTGAGAAGAGATGGTGCTTCAAATGGTCAGCCAGATAGCCGTTGGGTAACTACACCAGCATTTAATGTCAACTGGAATTTAAAACAACAGTTTTTAAAAGACAATAAAGTAATCGATGCATTGCATTTAAGTGCAGGCTGGGGCAGAACTTTGAGGATTTTCCAGGATGACCGTTTTGCTGCAGGGCCACAGTACCGTTCAGAAAATGGATGGGAAGAAGAGCCAACTATACCGGGCTATGGTGGTTTGCTGGGTATTAACCGTCCATACAACAGTGGTTTTATTGGTTATAACATCAGTTTACCTTATGCAGATCGTACCAGTGTAACTTTAGATGCATCGTTTTTAAACAGTCGGGTTAATGCTGCGGTAACGGTATATAACCGTGACGATAAAAACAGCGTAATCGGTTTACCTGTAGCCGTTGAAACAGGTTATTCTACCCAATACAAATCGGGTATGGATATTAATAATAAAGGGGTAGAATTTTTGGTTAACGGCGCGGTGTTACAACAGCGTGATGGCTTAAACTGGAATACCGGTTTGAACCTGAGTTATAATAAGAATAAGCTGTCGGCATTGCCTGATGGTTTAAATGAATTAATTTATCAGAACGATAATAAGTTACAGGTAGGAAAATCGGTAGGCAGTTATTGGTTATACACCAACCAGGGCATTTATAACAGCGATGCTGAAGTACCTGCAGGCAGAACTTTTAATGGTATTCCCTTAAAAGCTGGCGATCCGAAATGGGTTGATTACAATAACGATAACCGCATCGATAGTAAAGACAAGGTATTAACCGGCGATAGATTACCAAAGTTTGTGGGTGGCTGGAACAATACCCTTGCTTACAAAAACTTCGATTTAAACTTCAATTTCATTTTTGCTGCTGGACAAAAAGCCATTAACCAGTACGAGGCAACCCGTTACGGTTTTGTAAACCGCGAGGCCGGAAACGATATCAACTCGGTTAAAGAAGTTTCTTCTTGGCAATCGTTCGATAACGAGAAAAATTATCCGATTTACAATCCATGGAGCCCGGTAGATCCTTACCGTACGGATCAGGATCTGTTTTTAGAAAGTGCTTCTTATGTGAAATTAAGATCGGTTACCCTGGGATACGATTTTAGCAAAACAGGTTTATTCAAAAAAGCTGGTGGGAAAATCAGGAGAGCTTATTTATATGCTACAGCCTTAAACGTATTTACCCTGACCGATTTTTCGGGAGTTGATCCAGAACTGATCAATTACAATGGAATATACGACGGTGCTAATATCACCATCCCACGAACATTTGTTTTAGGCTTCAAACTCGATTTATAA
- a CDS encoding RagB/SusD family nutrient uptake outer membrane protein, producing the protein MNYSNYKISIYRSVTLLLILTMVGMGNFSCKKIDDVQSTRLATEETNWKTLEDAKANLLSVYGLMRSATVSDNTHWLMGDLRQGDFQITNRADLKSIVTGQLNAQYPVINRITNWRRFYAVVNAASLFIERSKQIIPLDSRYTTINNNVDVAQARILRAFAYFYMVRIWGDVPLLTSSHDGDFVQLPRSSKEKVLQFATTELLAAAQVVPFKYGGDDPILPGLYYGAGWASWNGNIFTRLSAYIILAHIAAWQGNYLDAATYSKFVLDNYTKSNGSGSNGIVYLDMDALTENVNYYSPFAFKRATVLVGFPFEAGNGLSTANGHIEQLTLASPFIPKTQPEMFVPKDSILKIFTDPGDLRFSVNPATGLYRTNYFYNFPSEQPIFNKIKVIYTAQTSGNLTLFSSTMLFSRIEEITLLRAEACAVLGQRDEAISALNKAANLRGTVTYDPASGKDLVNAIFEERRRELMGEGWRWYDIVRYNRLKNATGTFIKKNGVPLTFTQFERAGGIYWPVSQDVINANPSVTQNPYWQ; encoded by the coding sequence ATGAATTATTCTAATTATAAAATTAGTATCTACAGGTCGGTTACCCTTTTGTTAATACTAACCATGGTTGGTATGGGCAATTTCTCCTGTAAGAAAATTGATGATGTACAATCAACAAGATTAGCCACCGAAGAAACCAACTGGAAAACCCTTGAAGATGCGAAGGCAAATTTACTTTCAGTATATGGCTTAATGCGTTCGGCTACGGTATCAGATAATACCCATTGGTTAATGGGCGATTTACGTCAGGGTGATTTTCAGATTACCAACCGTGCTGATTTAAAATCTATTGTTACAGGGCAGTTAAATGCACAATATCCGGTGATTAACAGGATTACCAACTGGCGCAGGTTTTATGCCGTAGTTAATGCAGCGAGTTTATTTATCGAACGCTCTAAGCAGATTATCCCTTTAGATTCGCGTTATACCACAATAAACAATAATGTAGATGTAGCGCAGGCCAGAATATTAAGGGCATTTGCTTATTTCTACATGGTAAGGATCTGGGGAGATGTGCCTTTGTTAACTTCATCTCATGATGGTGATTTTGTGCAACTACCTAGATCAAGCAAAGAAAAGGTTTTACAGTTTGCTACAACCGAACTATTGGCTGCAGCGCAGGTAGTACCTTTTAAATATGGCGGCGATGACCCTATTTTACCTGGCCTTTATTATGGCGCAGGCTGGGCAAGCTGGAACGGTAATATTTTTACCCGCTTATCAGCCTATATTATTTTGGCCCACATTGCGGCCTGGCAGGGCAATTACCTGGATGCAGCTACCTATTCCAAATTTGTATTGGATAACTACACCAAATCTAACGGTAGCGGTTCTAACGGGATTGTTTATTTAGATATGGACGCCCTAACGGAGAACGTAAATTACTATAGTCCATTTGCTTTTAAACGTGCAACGGTATTGGTTGGCTTCCCATTCGAGGCAGGTAATGGTTTATCAACAGCAAACGGCCATATTGAGCAGTTAACCCTGGCATCGCCGTTTATCCCAAAAACACAACCTGAGATGTTTGTGCCAAAAGATAGTATCCTTAAAATATTTACTGATCCCGGAGATTTAAGGTTTAGCGTTAACCCTGCTACAGGCTTATACCGTACAAATTATTTTTACAACTTCCCTTCTGAGCAGCCCATTTTTAACAAAATAAAAGTGATTTACACGGCTCAAACTTCTGGTAATTTAACCCTTTTTAGTTCAACCATGCTGTTTAGCCGTATAGAGGAGATTACCTTACTTAGGGCTGAAGCCTGTGCGGTATTGGGCCAACGCGATGAAGCCATTTCGGCATTAAATAAAGCAGCGAATTTAAGAGGGACGGTTACTTACGACCCTGCATCGGGCAAAGATTTGGTTAATGCCATTTTTGAAGAACGCAGAAGAGAATTAATGGGCGAAGGCTGGAGATGGTACGACATTGTACGTTACAATAGACTTAAAAATGCTACGGGCACCTTTATTAAGAAAAACGGCGTGCCGCTTACATTCACACAGTTTGAGCGTGCAGGTGGTATTTACTGGCCAGTTTCTCAAGATGTAATCAATGCAAATCCGTCGGTTACCCAAAATCCATACTGGCAATAA